The Kaistia defluvii genome segment CGCGGCGACGCTCGACGTCCTGCGCGAAGTCGGGATCTCGCCGCGCCCGTAAGCCCCCCGCGCGCGTTGCCTTGCGCGGGGCGAGGCCGCATCCTATCTGCGTGCGTCGATCGGGGGAGGGTGCAAACATGCTTTCGGCTGCCTGGCTGGCTCTCAGCGATATCTGGACGCCGCCCTTCCGCGCCGTGCTGTGGAAGACGCTCGGGCTCACCCTCGTCCTGCTGATCGGCCTCTGGTTCGGGCTGCAGGCGCTGGTGGTGCATTTCGCCGATTGGCCGAGCCAGCCCTGGATCAACACCTCGGTCGCCATCGTCACCGGCTTCGGGCTGGTCATCGGCCTCGGCTTCCTGATCGCGCCGGTCTCGGCGCTGATGGCGGGCCTGTTTTCCGACGATATCGCGGCGGTGGTCGAGACCACGCATTATCCGCAGGATCCGCCGGGACGGGGGCTTTCCTTCGTCGACAGCGTCGTCTCGACGCTCGGCTTCACCGCGACAGTGATCCTGGTCAACATCGTCTGCCTGTTCCTGCTGCTGATCCCGGGCGTCAACCTCGTCGCCTTCTTCCTCGGCAATGGCTATCTGCTCGGGCGCGAATTCTTTGAATCCGCCGCGTCGCGCTTTCGCCCCGTCGCGGAGGCAAGGCAGCTTCGGCGCGACAATGCGGTGACGGTGCTGTTCGCCGGCTTCGTCATCGCCGCCTTCCTGGCGATCCCGATCCTCAACCTGCTGACGCCGCTCTTCGCCACCGCCTTCATGACGCATGTGCACAAGCGCGTGACGGGTTCCCGCCCGGCCGAAATCTCGACAAGATAGGCGGGCGGTCCAGGGTCCGCGCAACGGGGGACATCGCCATGCTCGTCGATCTGCTGCTCGCCATCGCCCATTTCCTGCTCGTCTTCGCCCTTGTCACCGTGCTCACGATGGAGCTGATGCTGCTGAAGCCGGGGCTTGCCGATGCGGCGCTGGAGAAGCTCGGCCGGGTCGATGCGATCTATGGCGGGGCGGCGACGCTGCTGATCCTGGCGGGCTTCGGCCGGGTGTTCCTCGGCCTGAAGGGCTCCGAATTCTATATCGGCAATCCCGTGTTCTGGGCGAAGATCCTCGCCTTCGCGGCGCTGGGCGTGATCTCGATCCAGCCGACGCGCCGCATTCTCGCCTGGCGCAAGCGGGCCAAGGTCGAGCCGGGCTTCGCCCCCTCGGCGGCCGAGATCGCCGGCGTGCGCCGGCTGGTGCATGCCGAGACGGCGATGCTGGTGCTGGTGGTGATCTTCGCGTCGATGATGGCGCGCGGCATCGGGATCTGAGGCGCTTCAACCGCGAGAGACGCCATGCCGCGGCGAACCGTTCGATTGCGGCATGGAGGGGGAACGCGTCGCCCCGACGAAGGCCGGGGCCCATAGACACCGGCCGAGCCGACAGGAGCCGGTCTTCTCTTCACTGCGTCGGCGCGTCTGGATCCCGGCCTCCGCCGGGATGACGGTCGAGCGACGAGCCGTTTGCATCCGTCGACAATCGCAACGCCTCGGCTGCATGGATCCTCGCCTTCGCGAGGATGACGGCCGGTCTGGGTTGGGCGCGGTGTGCGAAAAGCCCGGCTATGCCAGCGTCTTGTCGGGGTAGCGGCAGAGGTCGTTGATGAGGCAGACCGGGCAGTCGGGCTTGCGCGCCTTGCAGACATAGCGGCCGTGCAGGATCAGCCAGTGATGCGCGTGCAACATGTATCGCGCCGGGATGATCCGGTTCAGTTCCTTTTCCACCGCATCGACGGTCTTGCCGGGGGCGAGGCCCGTGCGGTTGCCGATCCGGAAGATATGCGTGTCGACGGCGATGGTCGGATGGCCAAAGGCGATGTTGAGCACGACATTCGCCGTCTTGCGGCCGACGCCGGGCAGCGCCTCGAGCGCGGCGCGGTCATCGGGAACCTCGCCACCATGCCGTTCCACCAGTTGCCGGCAGAGACCCATGACATTCCTGGCCTTGGTGCGGTAGAGGCCGATCGTCTTGATGTAGTCGCGCACGCTGTCCTCGCCGAGCGCCAGCATCTTGGCCGGCGTGTCGGCGATGGCGAACAGCGCCCGGGTCGCCTTGTTGACGCCGGCGTCGGTCGCCTGCGCCGACAGCACCACGGCGACCAGAAGCGTGAAGGTGTTGACGCTTTCGAGCTCGCCCTTGGGCTCGGGGTCGCGCGCCTCGAAGCGCGCGAAAACCTCGGCCACCTCCGCCCTGGTGAAGCGCTTCAGGGCGCGCGGGGCCTTGCGGCGCGGTGGCGCGGATGGCGGGAGAGGCTGTGCATCGGACATACATCCTCTATACTGACACCCCATGAGCGACCGCAATGTCGACATGCCGCAGACCGCGCCGCAGGCGTCCGGAAACGTGCTGTTCCGGGCGACGCTGACGCCGTACCGATCGCTGACGCCGCGCGGCTTCGCGGCGCTGATGATGGTCGTCGTCTTCACCTGCCTCGGCAGCGGGCTGCTGTTCTGGTCGATGGGCGCCTGGCCGATCGCCGCCTTTTTCGGGCTCGACATCCTCGCCATCCAGTTCGCCTTCCGCCTCAACTATCGCTCGGCCCGCGCCTGCGAGATCGTCGAGATGACGCAGGAGCACCTGACGGTGCGCCGGATCGCGCCGAACGGCCGCGCCGAGGCGTTCGATTTCAATCCCTACTGGGCGCGGCTCGAGGTCGAGCGCGTGCCGGATTGGGGCATCATCGGCATGGCGCTCGCCTCGCATGGCAGGCGGCTTGCGATCGGCGGCTTCCTCAATCCGGACGATCGCGAATCCTTCGCGACTGCCCTGACCCAGGCGCTGGCCTCGGTCCGCCACGCCTGAGGACGGTGCCGCGAAGGGGCTTGTACGCCCGCCCGGATGGGCGATAGACCGGGTTTCCTTCCCAGGCCCGCGGAGACAGCATGACCGGCAAGCACCTCTTCATCTTCGGGCTGGGCTTTTCGAGCCAGGCGCTGGCGCAGCGCGTGAAGGGCGATTACGCCTCGATCGGCGGTACGGTTCGCACGGAAGAGAAGGCGGCGCGGCTGCGCGAGGCCGGCATCGAGGCGCTGGTCTTCGACGGCGAGAGCGCCAGCGACGCGGTGATCGCCGCGACCCGGCGGGCGACGCATATCGTCCAGTCGATCGCGCCCGGCACGGCCGGCGACCCGGTCATCGCGCTGCTGCGCGAGGCGCTGATCGGCGCGGAAAACCTCGAATGGATCGGCTATCTCTCGACCGTCGGCGTCTATGGCGACCATGGCGGGGCCTGGGTCGACGAGGCGACGCCGCCCAATCCGCAGTCCGGACGCTCGGTCGAGCGGGTGCGGGCCGAGACGGAGTGGCAGATCCTGGGCGAGGAACGCCACGTACCGGTAGCGCTGTTCCGCCTGTCCGGCATCTATGGTCCCGGCCGCAACGCGCTGGTGCAGATCGCCGAGGGAACCGCGCGGCGCCTGGTCAAGCCGGGGCAGGTGTTCAACCGCATCCATGTGGCCGATATCGCGACCGCGGTCGCGGCCGGCGCGGCGCAAAAGGCTTCCGGCGTGTTCAACGTCACCGATGACGAGCCGGGCCCGCCGCAGGACGTGGTGGCCTTCGCGGCCGAGATCGCCGGCAAGCCCGTGCCGCCCGCGATCGATTTCGAGACCGCCGACCTGTCGCCCATGGCGCGGTCCTTCTATGGCGAGAACAAACGCGTCGGCAACAAGCGCCTCGCCGGCGATCTCGGCGTGCAGCTTGCCTATCCGACCTATCGCGAGGGGATCACCGCGCTCTGGAACGATGGCAGCTGGCGCGGCTGATCAGCCGAACAGCCAGGCAACCAGCAGGGCCAGCTGCAGCAGGGCGACGAGGCCAAGGCCCGCCAGGACGCGGCGCATCAGTCGGTTGATCCGGCGGCGCTGGAGGGCGAGGTCCGCCTCGACCCGCCCGAGCGCCGCATTGGCGGCGATCTCGCTTTCGGCGACGCTGCGCCGCCAGGCGGTGACCATCTCCATCAGCCCGGCGCGATCGAGCCTTTCGGTCCAGACATCGTCGAGCCCCAGCAGCGCCGGATCGCCGACCGCTTCGGAGACGACGGTCCAGGGCTTCTTGGCGGAATAGTGGATGACGCGCGCCGCGCGTGCCGCGCCCGGCAGGATCGGCTCGTAGGTTCGCAGGTAATTGTCGCGGATCGGCAGCCAGCGGACATCGTTGCCGAGCAAGGCGTTGAGGATGCCCTGGTCGCCGCCGTCGAAGGAGGGTGTCGCTGGCAGGCTTTCGAACAGCGCGTTGCGCAGCGCGGCATCCGGGGAAAGCGCGAAGGCGCCGGAATTGAAGACGGGGAAGGGCTGGTTGCTGAGCAGGTCCGGCGCGGCGGCGAAGCCCGCCCCGTCGAACAGATCGTCGATCGGCTGCCGCACCAGGCAGTCGCCATCGAGATAGACCAGCCGGTCGAGCGAGACGAAGCCGAACGTCCAGAGCTTGGTCAGCGTCCGGCGAAACCGCGCCGCCATGCTTCCTTCCAGGTCCTGCTTGATGATTTCCGGCACGGCCAGCACGGCCAGGTTCGGCGCCTGAAGCGCCGGCTGCCAGCCGCCGGCCGCGAGAAGCAGGATCGGCAGGTCGGTGACCGCGCGCAGCGAGCGCACCAGCACGTCGAGACCCAGCGCATATTCCGCCGTGCCGACCAGCACATAGGCGACGCGCCTGCCGTCGCGCCGGATACTTGGGCCAAGGCTGTCGAGCCAGGCCGCCGCCATGCGGTCGAGATGGGCCGCGACGGCCAGCAGGTCGTCGGTGGCGCGGGCGTCGATCGTCTCGGGCACGGCAGAGGTGACGATCGCGTGCGGCTCAGCCCCCATAGCGTTCGGCCTTGATGCTGGCGAAGGGGAGGCCGGCATCGAGCGCGAAGCCGGAGGCCGCGCTGACGAAAGGATTGGAGCC includes the following:
- a CDS encoding DUF2244 domain-containing protein, yielding MSDRNVDMPQTAPQASGNVLFRATLTPYRSLTPRGFAALMMVVVFTCLGSGLLFWSMGAWPIAAFFGLDILAIQFAFRLNYRSARACEIVEMTQEHLTVRRIAPNGRAEAFDFNPYWARLEVERVPDWGIIGMALASHGRRLAIGGFLNPDDRESFATALTQALASVRHA
- a CDS encoding DUF2214 family protein; translation: MLVDLLLAIAHFLLVFALVTVLTMELMLLKPGLADAALEKLGRVDAIYGGAATLLILAGFGRVFLGLKGSEFYIGNPVFWAKILAFAALGVISIQPTRRILAWRKRAKVEPGFAPSAAEIAGVRRLVHAETAMLVLVVIFASMMARGIGI
- a CDS encoding sulfate transporter family protein, which gives rise to MLSAAWLALSDIWTPPFRAVLWKTLGLTLVLLIGLWFGLQALVVHFADWPSQPWINTSVAIVTGFGLVIGLGFLIAPVSALMAGLFSDDIAAVVETTHYPQDPPGRGLSFVDSVVSTLGFTATVILVNIVCLFLLLIPGVNLVAFFLGNGYLLGREFFESAASRFRPVAEARQLRRDNAVTVLFAGFVIAAFLAIPILNLLTPLFATAFMTHVHKRVTGSRPAEISTR
- the nth gene encoding endonuclease III, with the protein product MSDAQPLPPSAPPRRKAPRALKRFTRAEVAEVFARFEARDPEPKGELESVNTFTLLVAVVLSAQATDAGVNKATRALFAIADTPAKMLALGEDSVRDYIKTIGLYRTKARNVMGLCRQLVERHGGEVPDDRAALEALPGVGRKTANVVLNIAFGHPTIAVDTHIFRIGNRTGLAPGKTVDAVEKELNRIIPARYMLHAHHWLILHGRYVCKARKPDCPVCLINDLCRYPDKTLA
- a CDS encoding SDR family oxidoreductase, with amino-acid sequence MTGKHLFIFGLGFSSQALAQRVKGDYASIGGTVRTEEKAARLREAGIEALVFDGESASDAVIAATRRATHIVQSIAPGTAGDPVIALLREALIGAENLEWIGYLSTVGVYGDHGGAWVDEATPPNPQSGRSVERVRAETEWQILGEERHVPVALFRLSGIYGPGRNALVQIAEGTARRLVKPGQVFNRIHVADIATAVAAGAAQKASGVFNVTDDEPGPPQDVVAFAAEIAGKPVPPAIDFETADLSPMARSFYGENKRVGNKRLAGDLGVQLAYPTYREGITALWNDGSWRG